CTGAAGCTCTACGATGCGGAATCGGCCCGCTTGCGCCTTGAGGTGCATGGTGAAGGGACCGTGACGGCGGCGGACATTATCTGTCCTGCCGAAGTCGAAATCATCAACCCGGACCTGTACCTGTTCACTGCCGATTCGGATGATGCACAACTGGAGATCGAGTTCACGGTCCAGAGTGGGCGCGGTTACTCGCCTGCTGAGGAGCGGGGTCGTCTTCCCATCGGCGAACTGCCGATTGACGCCATCTTCAGCCCGATCAAGCGTGTGAACTATGACGTGGAACGTGCGCGCGTTGGTCAGCGCACGAACTATGACAAGCTGATCCTGGAAATCTGGACCGACGGGACCATCCGTCCTGAAGAGGCGATGAGCCAGTCGGCAGAAATGCTGATGAAGCACCTGATCATCATCGCGGGTGTCAGCGAGGAATCGCTCATGCCCGCGGCTGAGGAGCAGCCGGAACCCGATCCGAACGCACTCCCGCCGGAAACGTACGAGACACCCATCGAAACGCTGGACTTGAGCGTGCGTGTGTTCAACTCGTTGAAGCGCACGGGCATCACCAACGTAGGCGAAGTGCTCGAAATGCTCGACCGGGGGCCGGACGCGATGCTCGCCATCCGCAACTTTGGCGAGAAATCGCTCGACGAGCTGGTGACCCGGCTGAAGGAAAAGAACTACCTGAGTCCCGAGCACGACATCTTCTCCGGCAGCTAAGCCGCTGAGATCTACGAGGAACGACCTGTTATGCGACATCGAGTAGCTGGAAAACGACTAGGACGGAGCACCGGTCAGCGTCGTGCCCTTC
This sequence is a window from Aggregatilinea lenta. Protein-coding genes within it:
- a CDS encoding DNA-directed RNA polymerase subunit alpha, yielding MVTNNMVLPKIEGDATSQRYGRFIISPLENGYGITVGNALRRVLLSSLPGASVTSIRVSGVHHEFSAIPNVREDMTQLILQVKQLRLKLYDAESARLRLEVHGEGTVTAADIICPAEVEIINPDLYLFTADSDDAQLEIEFTVQSGRGYSPAEERGRLPIGELPIDAIFSPIKRVNYDVERARVGQRTNYDKLILEIWTDGTIRPEEAMSQSAEMLMKHLIIIAGVSEESLMPAAEEQPEPDPNALPPETYETPIETLDLSVRVFNSLKRTGITNVGEVLEMLDRGPDAMLAIRNFGEKSLDELVTRLKEKNYLSPEHDIFSGS